One genomic region from Leptolyngbyaceae cyanobacterium JSC-12 encodes:
- a CDS encoding Alkaline phosphatase (IMG reference gene:2510098076~PFAM: Alkaline phosphatase; Hemolysin-type calcium-binding repeat (2 copies)), which produces MIDLARSLGYTVVYTEQELRDLLDPAKYATPPTKVFGVFAPIHTFNDRPEEVLAERNLPLYFQTAPSIDVMLQVTQQLMERHPNFINGSIAIVEEEGTDNFGNNNNAAGTIEAMRRSDRAIGVALDFINRHPNTLLLTAADSDAGGLQVVDRSNPNAPVGTINNNPTTTARNVPMDGRTGANTLPFIARPDANGDVFPFAVAWAGTPDYSGSIVAKAHGLNANKLPTTADNTVIYELMYETLFGVELQPRIREPIAQPPRATRDTGNVIFIHPDGTSPSHFMALRNIDKGPDGRLNWDMMTNAGVYLGHMENQLTGTSNAGAVTHATGVKTFNESFGLEETNELIVPASGQLGATILDQALAEGKFTILLQSGHLAEPGTAAFAAKTSNRVGNNIRARDKFAEIIEQVIRSGTDVIMGGGELYMLPVGTTGFHVTAALDASETRPERRPSINLIELAQSLGYTVVYTEEQMNAAVNSANPPAKLLGVFAAIHTFDDRTEEALGLNTANPRDLYVPTAPTIAEMLEASLKLANRSGKNFFAVVEEEGTDNFANNNNAVGTIEAMRRSDAAIGIAMNYVNTVDPNTLVITAADSDAGGLQVFQFAPYTRPSGNFDVSNPILADSQPEVPFVNVNPTTTASTRAFLDGEKGSTATEGFPWVPFASQDSIDGPMGNFTINWVGTPDFPGSIVSKAYGMNADLLPSTLDNTEIYRIMYRTLFGRDSLPNYASGGRGNDTLTGGPGNDVLVGFAGDDLLVGLAGNDSLVGGLGNDTLIGGPGYNVLTGGDGNDQFVIQPESRDWIVDFRVGEDKIRLSGLTFSQIQITDGTGNYMGNAVANLVGVQGQDPLIVFAGLQPSAISSSDFIV; this is translated from the coding sequence TTGATTGATTTGGCAAGGAGTTTGGGCTACACCGTTGTTTACACTGAGCAAGAACTTCGCGATCTCTTAGATCCAGCAAAGTATGCTACGCCTCCTACCAAGGTATTTGGGGTGTTTGCTCCCATTCACACTTTCAACGATCGCCCTGAAGAAGTACTGGCAGAACGCAACTTGCCTCTGTATTTCCAGACAGCTCCTTCCATCGATGTCATGCTACAAGTGACCCAGCAATTGATGGAACGGCACCCTAATTTCATTAATGGTTCTATTGCCATTGTGGAAGAAGAAGGAACTGATAACTTTGGGAATAATAACAACGCGGCTGGTACGATTGAAGCCATGCGTCGGTCGGATCGGGCAATTGGTGTTGCCTTAGATTTCATCAACCGCCATCCCAATACGCTGCTGTTGACTGCTGCTGATAGTGATGCGGGTGGCTTGCAAGTCGTTGATCGTAGTAACCCGAACGCTCCTGTAGGCACAATCAACAACAACCCCACGACCACTGCTCGCAACGTGCCCATGGATGGGCGAACTGGAGCTAACACTCTGCCCTTCATTGCTCGACCTGATGCCAATGGCGATGTGTTCCCCTTTGCTGTGGCATGGGCTGGCACACCAGACTACAGCGGCTCAATTGTGGCAAAGGCGCACGGATTAAATGCTAACAAGCTACCAACCACTGCCGATAACACGGTGATATACGAGTTGATGTACGAAACCCTGTTTGGTGTGGAACTGCAACCTCGAATTCGAGAGCCGATTGCTCAACCTCCCAGAGCAACGAGGGATACCGGGAACGTCATCTTCATTCACCCAGATGGTACCAGCCCTTCTCATTTCATGGCATTGCGGAACATCGACAAAGGACCAGACGGTCGCCTTAACTGGGACATGATGACCAATGCAGGGGTTTACCTGGGACACATGGAGAACCAGTTGACCGGAACCTCTAATGCAGGTGCAGTCACTCACGCAACCGGGGTTAAAACCTTTAATGAGTCCTTTGGTTTGGAAGAAACCAATGAACTGATTGTTCCAGCATCGGGACAATTGGGGGCAACGATCCTGGATCAAGCGCTTGCAGAAGGCAAATTTACCATATTGCTGCAATCCGGGCATCTGGCAGAACCTGGAACCGCCGCCTTTGCAGCAAAAACCAGTAACCGAGTTGGTAACAACATCCGTGCTCGTGATAAGTTCGCTGAGATCATCGAACAGGTCATTCGTTCTGGCACTGATGTCATCATGGGTGGTGGCGAATTGTATATGTTACCTGTAGGCACCACTGGCTTTCACGTCACTGCTGCGCTGGATGCTTCTGAAACTCGTCCTGAGCGTCGCCCCTCAATTAACCTAATTGAGCTGGCACAGTCTTTGGGGTACACCGTGGTGTATACCGAGGAGCAAATGAATGCAGCAGTCAATAGTGCGAACCCTCCTGCCAAATTGCTAGGTGTGTTTGCTGCTATCCACACCTTCGATGACAGAACTGAAGAAGCATTGGGTCTAAACACTGCTAATCCCAGAGATTTGTATGTGCCGACGGCTCCTACCATCGCAGAAATGCTAGAAGCGTCGTTGAAGTTAGCAAACCGCAGCGGCAAAAACTTCTTCGCCGTCGTTGAAGAAGAAGGCACCGATAACTTTGCCAATAACAACAATGCCGTTGGAACAATCGAAGCCATGCGGCGATCGGATGCAGCGATCGGCATCGCAATGAACTACGTCAATACCGTAGATCCCAACACCCTGGTGATCACTGCAGCAGACAGTGATGCAGGCGGTTTGCAAGTATTTCAATTCGCACCCTACACACGTCCATCGGGTAACTTTGATGTTAGCAATCCCATCTTGGCAGACAGTCAACCCGAAGTTCCATTCGTCAACGTCAACCCCACGACAACTGCTAGCACCCGCGCTTTCTTAGATGGTGAAAAAGGCAGTACAGCAACAGAAGGTTTCCCCTGGGTACCATTTGCGTCTCAAGATAGCATCGATGGTCCGATGGGCAACTTTACGATTAACTGGGTGGGAACTCCTGACTTCCCCGGCAGCATTGTCTCCAAAGCTTACGGGATGAATGCTGACTTGTTACCCTCCACCCTGGACAATACCGAGATTTATCGCATCATGTACCGTACCTTGTTTGGACGTGATTCATTGCCCAATTACGCTAGCGGCGGCCGAGGCAATGACACACTGACAGGTGGCCCTGGAAATGACGTGCTAGTTGGCTTCGCTGGTGACGATTTGCTAGTAGGTTTGGCTGGTAACGATTCCCTCGTTGGCGGTCTAGGCAACGATACACTGATTGGTGGTCCTGGCTACAATGTGCTCACAGGTGGTGACGGGAATGATCAATTTGTGATTCAACCTGAAAGCCGTGATTGGATTGTGGACTTCCGAGTGGGAGAAGACAAAATTAGGCTATCAGGTCTGACCTTTAGTCAAATTCAAATCACAGATGGAACAGGCAACTATATGGGTAATGCTGTAGCAAATCTCGTTGGAGTTCAGGGACAAGATCCATTGATTGTGTTTGCTGGTTTGCAACCGAGCGCAATCAGTAGCAGCGATTTTATCGTGTAG